A genomic stretch from Erigeron canadensis isolate Cc75 chromosome 9, C_canadensis_v1, whole genome shotgun sequence includes:
- the LOC122583213 gene encoding uncharacterized protein LOC122583213: MTKDESAFPERSCGRDVAKKAAHGGSSSSSGKGKAVARYSETFDNLSKKLDGLFEASRERINLGKQKVEIGRKRLESKNTQLKLAQLKVLSTDYGYLNEEDRSIMEKAKEEYREKYR, from the coding sequence ATGACCAAGGATGAGTCGGCGTTCCCGGAGCGCTCGTGCGGGAGAGACGTGGCTAAGAAAGCCGCTCATGGAGGGTCGTCGAGTTCTTCCGGCAAGGGAAAAGCGGTGGCTAGGTACTCGGAGACGTTTGATAATCTCTCAAAGAAGTTGGATGGTTTGTTTGAGGCGAGTAGGGAGCGGATCAATTTGGGCAAGCAAAAGGTGGAGATTGGACGAAAAAGACTTGAATCAAAGAATACTCAACTCAAGCTAGCACAGTTGAAAGTGTTGAGCACCGACTATGGTTATCTTAATGAAGAAGATAGATCAATCATGGAGAAGGCGAAAGAAGAATATAGGGAGAAGTATCGttag